One Tetrapisispora phaffii CBS 4417 chromosome 3, complete genome DNA segment encodes these proteins:
- the RSM25 gene encoding mitochondrial 37S ribosomal protein mS23 (similar to Saccharomyces cerevisiae RSM25 (YIL093C); ancestral locus Anc_2.290), which produces MKIQQNAVNVLERTSSYLRSGLLTKQPAWYNVVAEIPPSKKFERTPKFTNPSNNKKLNELRIIDERLVSDRNGTFLFKSRYNKLDKKSSSKNVYKPAKLSYIEDQLREVFYIQHPWELSRPKIVVENNGDETYDWSHIQQLGKALDGENVVQRAMYLMKKKLIMIFQKHTIKARYEFYRVRMQSEIEEQVAQEEAEMFGSVFGPSTIEFGMDQEQKVIDVWKRKAIAETELMEAKRTNPSETWAQEKEEDVNYPDGEQITEEATGITL; this is translated from the coding sequence ATGAAGATACAACAGAATGCAGTGAATGTGCTGGAAAGAACCTCTTCTTATTTGAGGTCGGGTCTATTGACAAAACAACCGGCTTGGTATAATGTCGTTGCTGAAATTCCTCCATCGAAGAAATTCGAAAGGACGCCAAAATTCACTAACCCATCTAATaacaagaaattaaatgaacTAAGAATCATCGATGAGAGACTAGTTAGTGATAGGAACGGaacttttttatttaaatcaagATATAACAAACTTGATAAGAAAAGTTCATCGAAAAACGTATACAAACCGGCTAAACTTTCATACATCGAAGATCAATTGAGAGaagtattttatattcagCATCCTTGGGAATTATCGCGTCCAAAGATAGTAGTTGAAAACAATGGTGACGAGACGTACGACTGGTCTCATATCCAACAGCTCGGTAAGGCACTTGATGGTGAGAATGTTGTTCAAAGAGCAATgtatttgatgaaaaagaaactcataatgatatttcaaaagCATACGATCAAAGCTAGATATGAATTTTACAGAGTCAGAATGCAAtcagaaattgaagaacaaGTAGCACAAGAAGAAGCGGAAATGTTTGGATCTGTTTTTGGGCCATCCACCATCGAATTTGGTATGGATCAGGAACAAAAAGTTATTGATGTTTGGAAGAGAAAAGCAATTGCAGAAACAGAACTTATGGAAGCTAAACGTACCAATCCATCAGAAACATGGGcacaagaaaaagaagaagatgtgAATTATCCTGACGGTGAACAAATTACCGAAGAAGCTACTGGCATCactctttaa
- the KSH1 gene encoding Ksh1p (similar to Saccharomyces cerevisiae YNL024C-A; ancestral locus Anc_2.291), whose product MSALFNFSSLLQVILLLICSSTYIHSQWPSLFDRYKDTGVLSTFWKLSRIGERASPYVSIACIIMAVNQFNS is encoded by the coding sequence ATGTCTGctcttttcaatttttccTCATTATTGCAGGTTATATTACTATTGATTTGTTCAAGTACTTATATTCATTCACAATGGCCTTCGCTATTTGATAGGTATAAGGATACTGGTGTGTTATCTACTTTTTGGAAACTTTCACGTATAGGTGAAAGGGCATCTCCATATGTCAGTATTGCATGCATTATTATGGCTGTCAACCAATTCAACAGCTAA
- the ICE2 gene encoding Ice2p (similar to Saccharomyces cerevisiae ICE2 (YIL090W); ancestral locus Anc_2.293), with translation MTSDNKLFSFQEGTKKKKRQRQKQKQREKLMQETVVVRQPSRRKYILQNLIPRGVINSGHAVLVAFYLLNIVVTIPISFKIGGIYCGLSFTGTLFGLYFISTSVTIITKRLTHNTTLRLLASSLFYIQNFIISSLLQIYLRGFNNKDLITALTFLDDYYYNEKNGTNTKYQILFIIKDYFVNIMNLILFREDNGLNKMLQLALKSEGNSVPDPQKLNSWILFFYYYYIFIKPWKFLLINSTPFFTLLEGFFTILGIQTIGETNIWLKQQKHSSFWVILSLLSSGGVITATLYYLNRIYVTPFWDLTVSTASMLGFTLSIVGGLGVFGIVSKNGSAIESSLFFAYIVRCIYEMSPELAISATDEFLEGFNEVWQMNQNRITVADNVLTYCKKYIMDAFSSFSSIEHHLFPKTIELGISKNLIVKQFWVFLKNFTINVPSSINDLIQITAQMAVDSISPAIIINLSFRLMIFYSATRIIPAIQRRTKPDAHDLTGFMSAVYWFSPCMLIAMYTHLILQFSGELKKNICLWNCENWLSSSSDVKSTNLGDNSIIVDSWSFWNWCNIFWTIIIYASELIGGRS, from the coding sequence ATGACATCTGATAATAAACTGTTCAGCTTCCAAGAGGGgacgaagaagaagaaaagacaAAGACAGAAACAAAAACAGAGAGAGAAACTAATGCAAGAAACGGTTGTCGTCCGTCAACCAAgtagaagaaaatatatacttcAGAACCTCATTCCAAGAGGTGTAATTAACAGTGGTCATGCTGTATTGGTGGCAttctatttattaaatattgtcGTAACAATtccaatttcttttaagaTCGGAGGAATTTACTGTGGGTTGTCCTTTACAGGGACACTTTTTGGTTTATACTTCATTTCTACATCGGTCACTATAATCACCAAAAGGTTGACACACAACACAACGCTGAGATTATTGGCGAGTTCTCtgttttatattcaaaattttataatatcttCGTTATtacagatatatttaagaGGCTTCAATAATAAGGATCTGATAACTGCATTGACGTTTTTGGATGATTACtattataatgaaaaaaatggtaCAAACACCAAATACcaaattttattcattattaaagattATTTCGTGAATAttatgaatttaattttatttcgtGAGGATAATGGATTGAATAAAATGTTGCAGTTAGCTTTAAAATCTGAAGGGAATAGTGTACCAGATCCACAAAAACTGAACTCATGGATTTTATTCTTCTATTACTactatatttttatcaaaccATGGAAATTCCTACTGATTAATTCCACTCCATTTTTTACACTTCTGGAAGGTTTTTTCACGATACTAGGCATTCAAACAATTGGAGaaacaaatatttggtTGAAACAACAAAAGCACTCATCTTTTTGGGTAATTTTATCACTATTATCTTCCGGTGGTGTCATTACAGCaacattatattatttgaacaGAATTTACGTGACTCCATTTTGGGATTTAACCGTCAGCACTGCATCAATGTTAGGATTTACGTTATCTATAGTAGGTGGTTTAGGTGTATTTGGTATCGTAAGCAAGAATGGATCTGCTATTGAGAGTTCATTATTCTTTGCCTATATTGTTCGTTGTATTTATGAAATGTCTCCAGAATTGGCAATTTCTGCTACAGATGAATTTTTAGAAGGGTTCAATGAAGTTTGGCAAATGAATCAAAATAGAATTACTGTCGCTGATAATGTTTTAACGTATTGTAAGAAGTATATAATGGAtgcattttcttctttctcttcAATTGAGCATCATCTTTTCCCAAAGACTATTGAATTGggtatttcaaaaaatctGATCGTTAAACAATTCTGGGTATTTCTAAAAAACTTCACTATCAACGTACCTTCttcaattaatgatttGATACAAATTACCGCACAAATGGCAGTAGATTCTATATCCCCGGctattataattaatttatctttcagattaatgatattttactCTGCTACTAGAATCATCCCCGCGATtcaaagaagaacaaaacCTGATGCACATGACCTAACTGGGTTCATGAGTGCTGTTTATTGGTTCAGTCCGTGCATGCTTATTGCTATGTATACCCATcttattttacaattttctggtgaattgaagaaaaacatATGTTTATGGAATTGTGAAAATTGGTTATCTTCCTCTTCAGATGTTAAGTCAACTAATCTAGGAGACAATTCTATCATTGTGGATTCATGGAGTTTTTGGAATTGgtgtaatatattttggaCCATCATAATATATGCCAGTGAATTAATTGGAGGAAGATCCTAA
- the SSN8 gene encoding cyclin-dependent protein serine/threonine kinase regulator SSN8 (similar to Saccharomyces cerevisiae SSN8 (YNL025C); ancestral locus Anc_2.294): protein MSASYWTSTQRFQWQHTKESLDKERQKLWILEYQLFPQGLNIVIDPKPNNLNLDSATKNPGNNVSLSGNMNVPVTKNIPISHRDLHYDKDFNLRIYCYFLIMKLGRRLNIRQCALATAQIYLSRFLIKVSIREINLYLLVTTCVYLACKVEECPQYIRTLVSEARSLWPEFIPPDPTKITEFEFYLIEELESYLIVHHSYTSMEQIINILNDKKYNLVISSEDIQNCWSLINDSYISDVHLLYPPHVIAMACLFITICIRGKVSKSSLNGTQSSTNSLKINNDNYNNSLNIDRRSHSIFNRFMAESHVDLDEVMDTIQELITLYDHWDKYHESWIKFLLHTLYLRPNRVNQPHASITPDNL, encoded by the coding sequence ATGTCTGCTAGCTATTGGACTTCTACACAAAGATTTCAATGGCAGCATACGAAAGAAAGTTTGGATAAAGAGAGACAGAAATTGTGGATACTGGAATATCAGTTATTTCCCCAAGGTTTGAACATAGTCATTGATCCAAAGCCAAACAATCTGAATTTAGACTCTGCAACTAAAAATCCTGGCAACAATGTGTCTTTGAGCGGAAATATGAATGTCCCTGTGACTAAAAATATACCCATCTCACATAGAGATCTGCATTACGATAAAGATTTTAATCTACGAATCTATTGTtactttttaataatgaagttaGGAAGAAGGTTGAATATTCGCCAATGCGCACTAGCAACAGCacagatatatttatcaagGTTCTTGATCAAAGTTTCCATAAGAGAAATAAACTTGTATTTATTAGTTACAACATGTGTTTATTTGGCATGCAAAGTCGAAGAATGTCCACAATATATCAGAACGCTAGTAAGTGAGGCTAGGTCACTATGGCCAGAATTCATTCCACCAGATCCAACAAAGATAActgaatttgaattttatcTCATTGAAGAATTGGAGAGTTATTTGATTGTCCATCATTCTTATACTTCAATGGAgcaaattataaatatcttaAATGACAAAAAATACAACCTTGTCATTTCTTCAGaagatattcaaaattgttGGTCATTAATTAATGACAGTTACATAAGTGATGTTCATCTGCTATACCCCCCTCACGTTATTGCAATGGCatgtttatttataacaATTTGTATTAGAGGCAAAGTATCGAAAAGCAGCCTAAATGGCACCCAGAGTTCAAcaaattcattgaaaataaataatgataattataacaactctttaaatatagatAGGAGAAGCCATAGTATCTTTAATAGATTTATGGCAGAATCGCATGTCGACTTAGACGAAGTAATGGATACAATACAAGAATTAATAACACTTTATGATCACTGGGATAAATACCATGAATCATGGATTAAATTTCTATTACACACATTGTATTTAAGACCAAATCGAGTTAATCAACCACATGCATCAATTACACCTGATAATCTGTGA
- the AVT7 gene encoding Avt7p (similar to Saccharomyces cerevisiae AVT7 (YIL088C); ancestral locus Anc_2.295), with protein MEAVATVNSSIVNLVKTIVGAGLLAIPFVFQNDGILFGVLLTLLAATTSGFGLFALAKCSKVMLNPRNASFFTVCLMTNHKLSVINDLAMIVQCFGVGVSYVVLVGDLFPIVFGGERNTWIIASLVVILPLCLLRSMNSLKYSSILGLFALTYLTLLVISNFLDDVILTDKFMQHRGDVNWIKIRDYKGFVTTFNIIIFAFTGAMNLFSIINELEENSMKNISHVINYSIGISTILFLSVGITGYLTFGSNTVGNIMLNYDPNSVWTNVGNFCLGAMVILSFPLLFHPLRDAVNNIIVYYQYYKSNNDQDSGVIVGNNYDSTYSRPISLSVADDEEEEVNSLVNGEMNITVDNSSILEDVNENQFTSGIKSDFSQSRFYIITFALLAVIYITALTVTSFSLILAFVGATGSTSISFILPGYFGFKLIGTDSLIVGEMIPKRDMFYKKCSQGLCFFGLFIMVFSLYLILTGNNS; from the coding sequence atggaAGCTGTGGCGACTGtgaattcttcaattgttaATCTGGTTAAGACAATTGTCGGTGCAGGCTTATTGGCCATCCCATTCGTTTTCCAAAACGATGGTATTTTGTTTGGTGTGCTATTAACATTGCTGGCTGCTACAACATCTGGGTTTGGGTTATTTGCATTGGCAAAATGCTCTAAGGTCATGTTGAATCCTAGAAATGCCTCTTTCTTTACCGTCTGTTTGATGACAAACCATAAGTTAAGTGTCATAAATGATTTGGCAATGATTGTACAATGTTTTGGCGTAGGAGTAAGCTACGTAGTGTTGGTTGGTGACTTATTCCCAATAGTTTTTGGGGGTGAGAGAAATACATGGATCATCGCTTCTTTAGTGGTAATATTACCGTTATGTTTACTTAGAAGCATGAATAGTTTGAAATATTCTAGTATATTAGGTTTATTTGCATTGACATATTTGACATTGCTAGTCATCTCTAATTTTCTTGACGATGTGATACTCACTGATAAATTTATGCAACACAGGGGTGATGTTAACTGGATTAAGATTCGTGACTACAAAGGATTTGTTACAACATTTAACATTATAATATTTGCCTTCACAGGGGCTATGAATTTATTCTCAattataaatgaattagaggaaaattcaatgaaaaatatttcccATGTTATTAATTACTCTATTGGAATATCCACGATTCTATTCCTATCCGTAGGTATCACAGGATATTTAACGTTTGGTAGCAATACAGttggaaatattatgtTAAATTATGATCCAAATTCAGTATGGACAAACGTAGgtaatttttgtttagGGGCAATGGTTATACTTTCATTTCCACTTTTATTTCATCCGCTTCGAGACGctgttaataatattattgtatattaccaatattataaaagtaataatGACCAGGATTCCGGTGTTATTGTCGGTAACAATTACGATTCAACATATTCAAGGCCAATAAGTTTATCAGTAgctgatgatgaagaagaagaagtaaACTCATTAGTAAATGGAGAAATGAACATTACTGTTGATAACAGTAGTATTTTAGAGGATGTTAATGAAAATCAATTTACTTCAGGAATTAAGAGTGATTTCAGTCAAAGCCGTTTTTATATCATCACATTCGCATTGCTGGCTGTTATCTATATTACGGCACTAACTGTCACTTCCTTTTCGCTCATTTTGGCATTTGTTGGTGCAACAGGTTCTACATCCATTTCTTTCATTTTACCTGGGTATTTTGGATTCAAATTAATTGGAACTGACTCTTTAATCGTTGGTGAGATGATACCTAAAAGGGATatgttttataaaaaatgttCCCAAGGCTTATGTTTCTTTGGCTTATTTATTATggttttttcattatacCTTATTTTGACAGGTAATAACTCATAA
- the SIW14 gene encoding putative tyrosine protein phosphatase SIW14 (similar to Saccharomyces cerevisiae SIW14 (YNL032W); ancestral locus Anc_2.296): MPAIEDIVNLKSSNEEESLLTQTDFGDNIDPCQVLTENEIYSKQGDEYLRKFHDECGDLKVNSEDADDQLDNLELQLKTQRMTELIGDHNGMLTDRNEVIPPENFSHVIGEIYRSSFPRIENFSFLQKRLKLKSILVLIPEEYPQENLEFLNKANIKLFQVGMSGNKEPFVNIPSDLFTKALEIVINPENQPILIHCNRGKHRTGCLIGCIRKLQNWSLTMIFDEYRRFSFPKARALDQQFIELYDDKYIKEVATKNSWLPLKW, translated from the coding sequence ATGCCAGCTATCGAAGATATCGTAAATTTGAAGAGTTCCAATGAGGAAGAGAGTCTATTAACCCAAACAGATTTTGGGGATAATATAGATCCCTGTCAAGTGTTGacagaaaatgaaatttataGTAAACAAGGTGATGAATATCTTCGAAAGTTTCACGATGAATGTGGTGACTTAAAAGTGAATTCAGAAGATGCAGATGATCAATTGGATAATTTAGAAttacaattgaaaacaCAAAGAATGACAGAACTTATTGGTGACCATAATGGCATGCTAACGGATCGTAATGAAGTTATCCCACCTGAGAATTTTAGTCATGTAATTGGTGAAATATATAGGAGCAGTTTCCCACGGATAGAGAATTTCAGTTTTCTGCAGAAGagattaaaattaaagtcCATATTGGTACTGATACCTGAAGAATATCCACAAGAGAACCTCGAATTTCTGAATAAAGCAAATATTAAACTTTTCCAGGTAGGCATGAGTGGCAACAAAGAACCATTTGTCAATATACCGTCTGATTTATTCACTAAAGCATTAGAAATTGTGATTAATCCAGAAAACCAACCAATACTGATACATTGTAATAGAGGTAAACATAGAACTGGATGTTTAATTGGGTGTATCAGAAAACTTCAGAACTGGTCATTGACAATGATATTTGATGAATACCGAAGGTTTTCATTTCCAAAAGCTCGTGCATTAGATCAACAATTCATCGAATTGTatgatgataaatatataaaagaagtTGCCACTAAGAATTCATGGTTACCTTTAAAATGGTAA
- the TPHA0C03480 gene encoding histone H3 (similar to Saccharomyces cerevisiae HHT2 (YNL031C); ancestral locus Anc_2.298) has protein sequence MARTKQTARKSTGGKAPRKQLASKAARKSAPSTGGVKKPHRYKPGTVALREIRRFQKSTELLIRKLPFQRLVREIAQDFKTDLRFQSSAIGALQESVEAYLVSLFEDTNLAAIHAKRVTIQKKDIKLARRLRGERS, from the coding sequence ATGGCTAGAACCAAGCAAACAGCCAGAAAATCTACTGGTGGTAAAGCTCCAAGAAAACAACTAGCCTCCAAGGCTGCCAGAAAATCTGCCCCATCTACTGGTGGTGTCAAGAAACCTCACAGATATAAGCCAGGTACCGTTGCTTTAAGAGAAATCAGAAGATTCCAAAAGTCCACCGAATTATTAATCAGAAAATTGCCATTCCAAAGATTAGTCAGGGAAATCGCTCAAGATTTCAAAACTGATTTAAGATTCCAATCCTCTGCTATCGGTGCCTTACAAGAATCCGTCGAAGCTTACTTAGTTTCCTTATTCGAAGACACTAACTTGGCTGCCATTCACGCTAAGAGAGTTACCATTCAAAAGAAGGATATCAAATTGGCTAGAAGATTAAGAGGTGAAAGAtcataa
- the TPHA0C03490 gene encoding histone H4 (similar to Saccharomyces cerevisiae HHF2 (YNL030W); ancestral locus Anc_2.299) gives MSGRGKGGKGLGKGGAKRHRKILRDNIQGITKPAIRRLARRGGVKRISGLIYEEVRAVLKTFLESVIRDAVTYTEHAKRKTVTSLDVVYALKRQGRTLYGFGG, from the coding sequence ATGTCCGGTAGAGGTAAAGGTGGTAAAGGTTTAGGTAAAGGTGGTGCTAAGAGACACAGAAAGATCTTGAGAGATAACATTCAAGGTATCACCAAGCCAGCTATCAGAAGATTAGCTAGAAGAGGTGGTGTCAAGCGTATCTCGGGTTTAATTTACGAAGAAGTCAGAGCTGTCTTAAAGACTTTCTTAGAATCTGTTATCAGAGACGCTGTCACTTACACTGAACACGCCAAGAGAAAGACCGTCACCTCTTTAGATGTTGTTTACGCATTAAAGAGACAAGGTAGAACCTTATACGGTTTCGGTGGTTAA
- the SDS3 gene encoding Sds3p (similar to Saccharomyces cerevisiae SDS3 (YIL084C); ancestral locus Anc_2.301), with the protein MLSRKMNQTELSRRDKRRHNIESKVTKVYSGFISNKDTYYKDRLTTLQTNLTTLHQGNNQFYVRSIRDLEEERDAELIRLRLYEEYRISRSSVEFQEDIEKGKSEYEDLVKLCKEKLYESIENKMKNLKEERLLMDIANTHSYAMDYNRTRFHKNTRSHTASGWESASNTDFASFATGKNNNNAYNSPNESTDTGANTDRRSLRRRVATKSAMGTLNSENHSDHGNSTSAYNRDGFTSGNANESDYNSAGKDTANRQLQSDSDFLQYLSDNSDLQTLLFGEDAQNNANSSNSSNKRKPKNSQRLSTKTAPPLASLSSDEVTNDIVVIRDLTGQPEAPFKVRTEQ; encoded by the coding sequence ATGCTTTCACGTAAAATGAACCAGACTGAACTCTCCCGTAGGGACAAGAGGAGGCACAATATCGAGTCGAAAGTAACCAAAGTTTACTCAGGCTTCATAAGCAATAAGGACACGTACTACAAGGACCGGCTTACTACTCTGCAGACCAACTTGACCACTCTGCACCAGGGCAACAACCAGTTTTACGTCAGGAGCATCAGGGATTTAGAGGAAGAGAGGGATGCAGAGCTCATAAGGCTCAGGCTCTACGAAGAGTACCGTATTTCCAGGTCTTCTGTGGAGTTTCAAGAAGACATCGAAAAGGGGAAAAGCGAGTACGAGGACCTGGTCAAGCTGTGCAAGGAGAAGCTCTACGAGTCCATCGAGAACAAGATGAAGAACTTGAAGGAGGAGAGGCTGTTGATGGATATCGCGAACACGCACTCGTATGCGATGGATTACAATCGCACACGTTTCCACAAGAACACAAGAAGCCACACTGCCAGCGGGTGGGAATCTGCCTCGAACACCGATTTTGCATCTTTCGCCACTGGtaaaaacaacaacaatgcATACAATTCTCCAAATGAAAGCACAGACACCGGCGCCAACACCGATCGCAGGTCGCTAAGAAGGAGGGTTGCTACTAAGAGCGCGATGGGCACACTGAACAGTGAGAACCATTCGGATCACGGAAACTCCACGTCTGCTTACAACAGGGACGGCTTCACGAGCGGTAATGCCAACGAAAGTGACTACAACAGCGCCGGCAAGGACACCGCCAACAGACAGTTGCAATCGGACTCAGACTTCCTACAATATCTGAGTGACAATTCCGATCTGCAGACCCTTTTGTTCGGCGAGGACGCCCAGAACAATGCAAACTCGTCAAACAGTTCAAACAAGAGGAAACCAAAGAACTCTCAAAGATTGTCCACCAAGACAGCGCCGCCATTAGCATCTTTGTCATCCGATGAAGTTACAAATGACATTGTGGTGATAAGAGATCTGACGGGACAACCTGAAGCGCCCTTCAAAGTTCGAACAGAACAATAA
- the TPHA0C03510 gene encoding uncharacterized protein: MVTLSTGRIDTKAHTHTHTHLYIYTYMYVKIDMSAYICALVGTIKVKLLSSCEEAWCEYPIRSISRSGHMSARGKQALSDPTSTSDGAILRRACSHGGFESVSAQRHSSKQHFMGLLQRRHVYMHASPMALACPYPPPHAAPRCHCRCPLPSLLRCGYPPLTNNEGPHPLAGRR, from the coding sequence ATGGTGACCTTGTCGACCGGAAGGATTGATACTAAagcacacacacacacacacacacacctatatatatacacatacatGTATGTAAAGATTGATATGAGtgcatatatatgtgcCTTAGTTGGAACCATAAAAGTTAAGCTGTTGAGCTCTTGCGAAGAGGCCTGGTGCGAATACCCAATCCGGTCAATTTCCCGATCGGGCCATATGTCTGCAAGAGGAAAACAAGCACTGTCTGATCCGACGTCGACGTCGGACGGTGCGATCTTGCGGCGGGCTTGCAGTCATGGCGGGTTCGAAAGCGTCAGCGCCCAGCGGCACTCGTCCAAGCAGCATTTCATGGGCCTGCTCCAGCGAAGACATGTGTACATGCATGCATCTCCAATGGCCCTTGCATGCCCATACCCCCCACCACACGCAGCACCACGCTGTCACTGTCGCTGTCCACTGCCATCACTCCTGCGCTGCGGTTACCCGCCGCTCACCAACAACGAAGGCCCGCACCCGCTCGCCGGTCGCCGCTGA
- the PUB1 gene encoding Pub1p (similar to Saccharomyces cerevisiae PUB1 (YNL016W); ancestral locus Anc_2.306), translated as MSEQEHIVEDTVPAEELASSSPASPESIETPVAAESQENQEDENQDRQKDQESVGTAAEDDSDVVPANAINGGRETSDKILYVGNLDKSINEETLKQYFQIGGPISNVKVINDKNNSVNYAFVEYLQHHDADVAFKNLNGKTIETKVLKINWAFQSQQTTSDESLFNLFVGDLNVDVDDETLGHAFSEFPSFVQAHVMWDMQTGRSRGYGFISFSNQEDAQTAMDKMQSTELNGRQIRINWASKRENATNGNGNNNNRNMNNRRNNNNSNSNGPRGGFRSYNNNMPPLPMGNMPMSAPPAGPAVLPPVNPQAVDDMIRRAPLRVTTVYIGNIPHFATEADLIPLLQNFGFILDFKYYPEKGNCFIKYDTHEQAAVCIVVLANYPFQGRNLKTGWGKEKAVFIPMGQQQGMMMSGMPPPPPQQQQQFQQDASTPIPNEQQQQQ; from the coding sequence ATGTCAGAACAAGAACATATAGTCGAGGACACCGTCCCTGCCGAAGAATTGGCTTCCAGTTCTCCTGCTAGTCCGGAATCAATTGAGACTCCGGTTGCTGCTGAAAGTCAAGAGAACCAAGAGGATGAAAATCAAGACCGACAAAAAGACCAAGAGTCGGTGGGAACCGCCGCTGAGGACGATTCTGATGTTGTCCCTGCCAACGCTATCAACGGTGGCAGAGAGACTTCAGACAAGATCTTATACGTTGGGAACCTGGATAAATCCATCAACGAGGAAACGTTGAAACAATACTTCCAAATCGGCGGTCCAATCTCAAACGTTAAAGTCATTAACGATAAGAACAATAGCGTCAACTATGCTTTTGTTGAATATCTACAACACCACGATGCAGATGTCGCGTTCAAGAACTTGAATGGCAAAACCATTGAAACCAAGgttttgaaaattaattgGGCTTTCCAGTCTCAACAGACCACAAGCGATGAAAGTCTATTTAACTTGTTTGTTGGTGATTTGAACGTTGACGTTGATGATGAAACTTTGGGTCATGCCTTCAGTGAATTCCCTTCTTTCGTGCAAGCCCATGTTATGTGGGATATGCAAACAGGTAGATCAAGAGGTTACGGTTTCATTTCTTTCAGTAATCAGGAAGACGCACAAACTGCAATGGATAAAATGCAATCCACAGAATTGAACGGAAGACAGATCAGAATCAACTGGGCTTCAAAACGTGAAAACGCAACAAACGgtaatggtaataataacaatagaAATATGAATAACCGTCGtaacaataacaacagcaacagcaacgGTCCAAGAGGAGGTTTCCGTTCatacaacaacaatatgCCACCTCTACCAATGGGTAACATGCCAATGAGTGCTCCACCTGCTGGTCCAGCAGTTCTGCCACCAGTAAACCCACAAGCTGTAGATGACATGATCAGAAGAGCTCCTTTAAGAGTCACCACAGTTTACATCGGTAACATCCCACATTTCGCTACTGAAGCTGATTTAATTCcattattacaaaatttcGGTTTTATCCtagattttaaatattatccAGAAAAGGGTAActgttttattaaatacGATACGCATGAACAAGCAGCAGTCTGTATTGTCGTCTTAGCCAATTATCCATTCCAAGGTAGAAACTTAAAGACAGGCTGGGGTAAAGAAAAAGCTGTTTTCATTCCAATGGGCCAACAACAAGGTATGATGATGTCAGGTATGCCACCTCCACCAccacaacaacaacaacaatttcaacaaGATGCTTCCACACCAATCCCAAAtgaacaacaacagcaacaatAA